From Deltaproteobacteria bacterium, one genomic window encodes:
- a CDS encoding helix-turn-helix transcriptional regulator gives MYLQILKNIMVSKKLNRSDVANLARVSRACVSKWFRTKQGWVNVESDTLRKLATGLNISPDLFLKERADLSVMETRFLWDRLYPDMEN, from the coding sequence ATGTATTTACAAATACTTAAAAATATAATGGTTTCTAAAAAACTAAACAGATCCGATGTTGCCAATCTGGCCCGGGTTTCACGGGCGTGCGTCTCAAAATGGTTTCGCACCAAACAGGGATGGGTCAATGTCGAAAGCGATACACTCAGAAAACTTGCCACCGGGTTGAATATATCGCCCGATCTTTTTCTGAAAGAGAGGGCCGATTTGTCTGTGATGGAAACCCGTTTTTTATGGGATCGTCTCTATCCCGACATGGAAAATTT